A region of Sporosarcina sp. FSL W7-1349 DNA encodes the following proteins:
- a CDS encoding N-acyl homoserine lactonase family protein: MNAEYPVIYPLQVGVLNIEKSQFVYGRHYGTKIDAPVLMFVIKTKDQNILVDTGPCEPERAMKYHGFLLQDEEMRQENALQSIGLTPEDIDVVIFTHLHWDHCCRCDIYTNATFVVQKRELLYAICPNDVQKAQYEIGISGIEPPWIKVLQKIEVVEGDQYDFMENIHLITLPGHSPGFMGVLVNTSEGDYLIAGDTIPLMENWHGDEKLKHIPNGLHIDLNEYEETFKKMEKFSAELLAGHDFSVLNQRQYPNR, encoded by the coding sequence ATGAATGCAGAGTATCCAGTTATTTATCCGTTACAGGTGGGTGTCTTAAACATTGAGAAATCCCAATTCGTATATGGTCGGCATTATGGGACTAAAATTGACGCACCGGTTTTAATGTTCGTCATTAAGACTAAAGACCAGAATATTCTCGTTGATACGGGACCATGTGAACCTGAACGGGCTATGAAATATCATGGGTTTCTATTGCAAGATGAAGAGATGCGCCAGGAAAATGCACTACAAAGTATTGGGTTGACTCCTGAGGACATTGACGTGGTGATTTTCACACATTTGCACTGGGATCATTGTTGCCGATGCGATATATATACCAATGCTACGTTCGTCGTGCAAAAAAGAGAGCTCTTGTATGCCATTTGTCCGAACGATGTTCAAAAAGCGCAGTATGAAATTGGAATCAGTGGTATTGAACCGCCATGGATAAAAGTATTACAGAAAATTGAAGTAGTAGAAGGCGACCAATACGATTTTATGGAAAATATCCATCTGATCACTTTGCCTGGACACTCTCCTGGTTTTATGGGAGTCCTTGTCAATACAAGCGAAGGAGATTACTTAATTGCAGGGGATACTATCCCATTGATGGAAAATTGGCATGGAGATGAAAAGCTGAAGCATATTCCAAACGGCCTACATATTGATTTGAATGAATATGAAGAAACGTTTAAGAAAATGGAGAAGTTTTCAGCTGAATTACTGGCAGGACATGATTTTTCAGTATTGAACCAACGGCAATATCCGAATAGATAA
- a CDS encoding TRAP transporter substrate-binding protein, with protein sequence MKKLMTILMFACVMLVISACGSKNETESPKENTGGGEKIRISIGHINPETEEAQFHKGIEKFIELVDQKTDGAITFEVHPNGELGGEREMIEATQLGTLDMVVASTGPLGNFAKKSLALDFPFLFKDREHAYEVLDGEIGAEIDQQIEENGFYNLAWWETGFRQLSNNQHPIAKPEDLKGLKIRTMENPVHLDAFKAFGASPTPMAFTELYTGLEQGVVDGQENPLTVIVPNKLYEVQEYLTISNHVYSPGVVLINKGKFDGLSPEIQQAIQEAATEARDYERKFVSDLEEELVQVMKDQGVAVEENFDYDAFFKVTQSIYQKYDAEHGEILNKILELQ encoded by the coding sequence ATGAAGAAATTAATGACAATTCTTATGTTCGCTTGCGTGATGCTAGTTATCTCTGCTTGCGGATCAAAAAATGAAACAGAATCACCAAAAGAGAATACGGGTGGCGGCGAAAAGATTAGAATTTCTATCGGCCATATCAATCCAGAAACCGAAGAAGCACAGTTCCACAAAGGCATTGAGAAATTTATTGAGCTTGTAGATCAAAAGACTGATGGCGCAATAACATTTGAAGTCCATCCAAACGGTGAATTGGGTGGAGAGCGTGAAATGATCGAAGCAACACAACTCGGGACTTTAGATATGGTTGTAGCTTCTACAGGTCCACTTGGAAACTTTGCGAAAAAATCGTTAGCATTGGATTTCCCGTTTTTATTCAAAGATAGAGAGCATGCGTATGAAGTGTTAGATGGAGAAATTGGTGCAGAAATCGATCAACAAATTGAAGAGAATGGTTTTTATAATCTAGCTTGGTGGGAAACAGGCTTCCGTCAGTTGTCAAACAATCAACATCCTATTGCAAAACCGGAAGATTTGAAAGGTCTTAAAATCCGGACAATGGAGAACCCTGTCCATCTTGACGCGTTTAAAGCGTTTGGCGCATCTCCAACACCAATGGCATTTACGGAGTTGTATACAGGATTGGAACAGGGAGTTGTCGATGGACAAGAAAACCCATTAACGGTAATTGTTCCAAATAAATTGTATGAAGTACAAGAGTATTTAACAATATCGAATCATGTATATAGCCCGGGCGTTGTTCTAATCAATAAAGGAAAGTTTGATGGCCTTTCACCTGAAATTCAACAAGCGATCCAAGAAGCTGCCACGGAAGCACGTGATTATGAGCGGAAGTTTGTTTCCGATTTGGAAGAAGAACTTGTCCAAGTTATGAAGGATCAGGGCGTTGCGGTGGAAGAAAACTTCGACTATGATGCGTTTTTCAAAGTAACTCAATCGATTTACCAAAAATATGATGCAGAACACGGTGAGATTTTAAATAAAATCCTAGAATTACAGTAA
- a CDS encoding TRAP transporter small permease, with product MKKILNFIDGINRILLLLLGVFLSIMIGVLSVQVLSRTLIGHSIPWSEELARFLMIYLVFIGAALALRKQQLIAIEFVAEKAKFNTRRFLKITSNVIGIVFFGVIFVQGLEVMARVQTQVSAALQLPMSVVYAALPIGAVLLTMNAIAVIIELGIASEDKNMEVEK from the coding sequence ATGAAAAAAATACTTAATTTTATTGATGGCATAAATAGAATTTTGTTATTACTATTAGGTGTTTTTTTAAGCATTATGATTGGTGTCCTATCGGTTCAGGTTCTGTCCCGAACCTTGATAGGACACTCGATCCCTTGGTCGGAAGAGCTTGCCCGATTTTTAATGATTTATTTAGTTTTTATCGGTGCGGCTCTTGCCTTAAGAAAACAACAACTAATTGCGATCGAATTTGTGGCGGAAAAAGCAAAATTCAACACTAGAAGATTCCTGAAGATTACATCTAATGTCATCGGTATTGTGTTTTTTGGCGTGATATTCGTCCAGGGACTTGAGGTCATGGCTAGAGTACAAACACAGGTTTCGGCAGCTTTACAATTGCCGATGTCTGTTGTCTACGCAGCGTTGCCAATAGGTGCTGTCCTATTAACGATGAATGCTATAGCAGTGATCATAGAATTAGGGATTGCATCAGAGGACAAAAACATGGAGGTTGAAAAATAA
- a CDS encoding TRAP transporter large permease → MLIVLFLSMFALFIFGVPIAISIGLASVIALLWDGSIPLLVVGQRLITSIDMFTLMAIPTFILAGTLMEFGGISKRLVNFANALTGHITGGLGLVAVVAAMFFAAISGSSAASVAAIGGILIPAMVNRGYHKDFSAALQAVSGELGIIIPPSIAMILYGVSTGTSIRDMFIAGIIPGIMIGVTLLIAVYVIAKKRGYRGDNTITWADRVKAFKEAILPLTMPVIILGGIYSGYFTPTEAGAVAALYAFIISVFVYKEIKLKDTFKILGKSAITSSIIMFIISSAGLFAWIISKEGLPRMAAEFFISISDSPFIFLILVNLFLLVVGMFLETSVSIIILAPILAPVAVQMGIDPVQFGMIMIVNLAIGMCTPPLGVNLFISCQIADISLTRITKAILPLLGLMILNLLLISYIPWLSTGLIELLAK, encoded by the coding sequence ATGCTTATCGTTCTTTTCCTATCCATGTTTGCTTTGTTTATATTTGGTGTACCAATCGCTATTTCAATTGGTCTGGCGTCTGTGATTGCTCTTTTGTGGGACGGATCCATTCCGCTTCTTGTGGTGGGACAGCGGCTCATTACTTCCATCGATATGTTCACATTAATGGCCATCCCAACGTTCATATTAGCGGGTACTTTAATGGAGTTCGGTGGAATTTCTAAAAGACTTGTAAATTTCGCTAATGCGCTTACTGGACATATAACAGGAGGATTGGGATTGGTTGCCGTAGTCGCTGCTATGTTTTTTGCGGCGATCTCCGGGTCGAGCGCGGCTTCCGTAGCAGCTATCGGGGGAATCCTAATTCCGGCTATGGTCAATCGTGGATATCATAAAGATTTTTCTGCCGCACTACAAGCGGTTTCAGGTGAGCTTGGAATCATTATCCCACCTAGTATAGCAATGATTCTTTATGGCGTGTCAACGGGTACTTCGATTCGAGATATGTTTATTGCAGGAATCATTCCTGGAATCATGATAGGCGTGACGTTGTTGATCGCAGTTTATGTAATCGCAAAAAAACGTGGGTATCGTGGAGACAATACGATTACATGGGCGGATCGAGTCAAAGCATTTAAAGAAGCGATCTTGCCGTTGACAATGCCTGTCATTATATTGGGCGGTATTTATTCAGGATATTTTACACCGACGGAAGCTGGGGCGGTTGCAGCACTATATGCTTTTATAATTAGTGTATTTGTCTATAAGGAAATTAAGCTAAAAGATACATTTAAGATTTTAGGAAAGTCTGCGATTACTTCTTCCATCATCATGTTTATCATTTCCAGTGCTGGTCTGTTTGCCTGGATTATTAGTAAAGAAGGCTTACCTAGAATGGCTGCTGAATTTTTTATCAGTATTTCAGATTCGCCATTTATCTTCTTGATTTTGGTCAACCTATTCCTACTAGTCGTAGGGATGTTCTTAGAAACAAGTGTTTCGATTATTATTTTGGCTCCTATTTTAGCTCCAGTAGCTGTTCAAATGGGAATTGATCCTGTTCAGTTTGGGATGATTATGATTGTGAACTTGGCAATTGGTATGTGTACACCGCCACTAGGCGTGAATTTGTTTATATCCTGCCAAATTGCCGATATCAGTTTGACCAGAATTACAAAGGCGATCCTGCCACTGTTAGGGTTGATGATACTGAACTTGCTTCTTATCAGCTACATCCCATGGTTATCTACAGGTCTGATCGAACTGCTGGCGAAATAA
- a CDS encoding leucine-rich repeat protein — protein sequence MIPDELGGKTVTPIGHSVFFKNDLTSVTLPSGLTSIGDGAFWNNRLTSVALPFGVRNGQCDLNAS from the coding sequence GTGATTCCAGATGAATTGGGTGGTAAGACAGTTACGCCTATTGGACATTCGGTATTCTTTAAAAACGACCTAACGAGCGTCACCCTGCCATCCGGGTTGACGAGTATTGGTGATGGTGCATTCTGGAACAACCGACTCACAAGTGTTGCATTGCCATTCGGTGTGAGAAACGGTCAATGCGATTTAAATGCTTCATGA
- a CDS encoding S-layer homology domain-containing protein, with amino-acid sequence MNNKKYIAFVAASALLMPIVVPTHGHAVGFSDTVGNSHEKAIQTLVEMGVIQGYSDGTFRPNQTLTRSDIVKMMGKWLVTHGFQVPSDYKTNLRFTDLTSSSNDELLQYAALLKDLGIFTGTFDGELNAQDNISRENMAIILVRAYDAIHNADFKTYVREQTFEKNVADLESAKVEARPFIDVLDFFEITDPSISNFHPKATITRGQFASFIARSEAVSVKEMTPTIELLQVAGNGYFDLMDGEAENASFRTPSGIAVAPDGSLFIADTRNQVIRKIQKGIVSTFAGITLESNESGLPQGGLYDGGKDMAFFQNPVGIAIDSTGSIFIADSRNHAIRKISADGQVTTVAGNGIPGKADGIGEEARFNSPLAVVVKEDGTLYVADTLNHVIRKISVSGEVTTLNAPSDRVVEIIPGEVEWAGDFRDGPLENAKFNEPAGLTLDAKGNLYVSDSGNHVIRYIDFSTNTVSTIAGHFQAYSSKAMYAEGNLVDGSAEEAAFQFPIGLAISEEHGVLIADSVNKSIRAIKDGQVQTIVSGFKNPVGITIGTDGKIYVVDSYDNRIYQILIKGDLEQ; translated from the coding sequence ATGAATAATAAAAAGTATATCGCATTTGTAGCAGCGTCGGCTTTGCTTATGCCAATTGTGGTTCCAACTCATGGTCATGCAGTAGGGTTTTCTGATACTGTCGGGAATTCGCATGAAAAAGCCATACAAACTTTAGTGGAAATGGGCGTCATCCAAGGATATTCCGACGGCACGTTTCGACCAAATCAAACATTGACCCGTTCGGATATCGTAAAAATGATGGGGAAATGGCTTGTCACCCATGGCTTTCAAGTTCCGTCGGATTACAAGACGAATCTTCGCTTTACAGACTTAACATCATCGTCCAATGATGAACTTTTACAGTATGCAGCACTCTTGAAGGATCTAGGCATTTTCACAGGAACTTTCGACGGTGAATTGAATGCTCAAGATAATATTTCCCGGGAGAATATGGCAATTATCCTAGTTCGCGCTTATGATGCTATCCACAATGCAGACTTCAAAACCTACGTCCGCGAGCAGACCTTTGAAAAAAATGTAGCGGACCTGGAGAGCGCGAAAGTGGAGGCACGGCCATTCATAGATGTTTTGGATTTCTTTGAAATTACGGACCCGTCCATTTCAAACTTCCATCCAAAAGCTACTATTACACGCGGACAATTTGCTTCCTTTATTGCACGGAGTGAAGCTGTGTCGGTAAAAGAAATGACGCCAACCATTGAATTGTTGCAAGTTGCAGGCAATGGTTATTTTGACTTGATGGATGGGGAGGCAGAAAACGCCTCATTCCGGACGCCAAGTGGGATTGCGGTTGCGCCGGATGGCTCTTTGTTCATAGCGGATACCCGTAATCAAGTCATCCGGAAAATCCAAAAGGGGATTGTGAGCACGTTTGCTGGCATCACATTGGAAAGTAATGAATCCGGATTACCGCAAGGCGGGCTTTATGACGGAGGCAAAGACATGGCATTTTTTCAAAATCCTGTAGGAATAGCGATTGATTCGACAGGCAGCATTTTTATCGCGGATTCACGTAACCATGCGATTCGCAAAATTTCTGCTGATGGACAAGTGACAACGGTTGCAGGAAATGGAATTCCTGGAAAGGCGGACGGCATAGGGGAAGAAGCGCGGTTTAATTCCCCGCTGGCGGTAGTTGTGAAAGAGGATGGAACGCTGTACGTTGCGGACACACTGAATCACGTCATACGTAAAATTTCAGTGAGCGGTGAAGTGACGACATTGAATGCCCCTTCTGATCGTGTGGTGGAGATCATTCCAGGGGAAGTCGAATGGGCAGGGGATTTCAGGGACGGACCGCTCGAAAATGCCAAATTCAATGAACCTGCGGGGTTGACGCTTGATGCAAAGGGAAATTTATACGTCAGTGATTCGGGCAATCACGTCATCCGCTATATCGATTTTTCAACGAATACCGTTTCCACCATCGCAGGCCATTTCCAAGCGTATTCTTCTAAAGCAATGTACGCAGAAGGCAATCTTGTAGACGGCTCTGCCGAAGAGGCAGCCTTTCAATTTCCAATTGGATTGGCTATTTCGGAAGAACACGGCGTATTGATAGCGGATAGCGTCAATAAATCGATTCGCGCAATCAAAGACGGACAGGTGCAAACGATTGTGAGTGGTTTCAAAAATCCGGTGGGCATCACGATTGGAACAGACGGCAAAATTTATGTAGTGGATAGCTATGACAATCGAATCTATCAAATCTTAATTAAAGGAGATTTGGAGCAATGA